The window CTTTCTTCCTGGGCATCGTGCTGGCCGCCGTGGGCGGTTGCCTCGTCACGCTCTACCGCCCGATGCCGCCGGCGCCCGGCAAGCACCCCCCGGTCGCTCCCGCCGCCGCCCCGGCCGAGCGGGGGAAGTGATCAACCCGCGCGCGCCGGCCGTCCCCTCCGCCTCCAGGTTCGAACGCACAAGGTAAGCGCGCCGACCGTCCCCGAGGCGTACGCCGCCACGTGCGCCCAGAGGTTCGCGATGAACCGGTGGTGCCGTTCTTCCGGAACGAGCCCGGCGAGATCCGGAACCAGGCGAACCCACCCCATCTTCGCGAAGAACCATCCGGCGAGCCCCGCCGCCAGCGACGTGACCGCCATTCCCCCGAGCACGACCGCCACGGGTCCGACCAGGTGGCGCGCCGAGAGTTTCGGACGCGATCCCGCGCGGGCGGCCACGGCCAGCGGTACGCCGAGAATCAGGCCCATCCACCACGTGGCGATCACGCCCCAGCCCAGCGCCAGAAGCGCCGGGGACGTCGTGTCGAACACCGGCGGATGCCCCACCGTGAAGTATTCCACGCACACCCGCACGGTCACCTGGTCCTGAACGATCCCGTAGAGGATCGCCGCTCCGACGCTCAGGAGAAGAATGCCGAGCACGGCCATGAAGAAAGTCCAGCACTCTCTTTCGAAATCCCCCAGGTCGCGGGCCACGCCCGGTCGTCCGTCAGCTCCGCTCCCGCAACCGGCCCTCCCGCAGCTCCAGCACCCGGCCCGCCCGCCCCGCCAGGGCCGCCGCGTGCGTCACCACCACCAGCGCCACCCCTTCCTCCCGGTTGAGCTCGAAGAGAAGATCCGCCACCCCTTCCGCCGCCTTCCCGTCGAGCGACCCCGTCGGTTCGTCCGCCAAAAGAAGCTTCGGACGGTTCACCAGCGCCCGCGCCACCGCCACGCGCTGCGCCTCCCCCCCGGAAAGCTGTCCCGGACGGTGATTCAGCCGGTGCGAAAGCCCCACCCGATCCAGAAGCCGCCGCGCCCGTTCCCCGGCCGCTCCCGCCCCGTCCGCCACGAGCGCCGGCACGAGCACGTTCTCCAGCACCGACAGCTGCGGCAGGAGATGATGCAGCTGAAAGACGAACCCCACCTCGCGCGCCCGCAGCCGCGAACGCTCCAGCTCCCCCAGCTCCGAAACGTCCCGCCCTGAAAGAATCAC of the Planctomycetota bacterium genome contains:
- a CDS encoding ATP-binding cassette domain-containing protein, whose amino-acid sequence is VILSGRDVSELGELERSRLRAREVGFVFQLHHLLPQLSVLENVLVPALVADGAGAAGERARRLLDRVGLSHRLNHRPGQLSGGEAQRVAVARALVNRPKLLLADEPTGSLDGKAAEGVADLLFELNREEGVALVVVTHAAALAGRAGRVLELREGRLRERS